In Ctenopharyngodon idella isolate HZGC_01 chromosome 1, HZGC01, whole genome shotgun sequence, a single genomic region encodes these proteins:
- the LOC127519327 gene encoding adhesion G protein-coupled receptor E3-like, which yields MSYNTMENLLKPDFFNTSGDQVKTMMSTVISVTLPKTTNTKLTKPVNFTLKHIREFDPSGSLSCVYWNISEWIVDGCSVLKTNSSYTVCSCVHLSTFALIMQTSRPPENDPLLDLLNLVCVIVGLVFFSLALLTFALCQWSPGVNNVARINICISLLLAHLLFLLTQQFLSFIRPHQVLCAVISGVLHFLFLSGFMWMFIEAVLLFICVKNLSQISSINREVLSSGFLCVIGYMVALVVVAVSAVVGPKGYGSEMCWIKIDKGFIWSFLGPVCMILTSNTILFIKIVIILNSTLRNLNAEVSQMKQTKIMVFKTLAQFVVLGCSWILGFFTNGRKELEIIFLILNSQQGTFIFLIYCVLNKEIRQQYRKFFRCLCCGLKKTLRIKAS from the exons ATGAGCTACAACACAATGGAAAATCTACTGAAGCCCGACTTCTTCAACACATCAGGTGATCAGGTTAAAACCATGATGTCCACTGTGATCTCAGTTACTCTTCCCAAAACCACCAACACTAAACTCACCAAACCAGTCAACTTCACCCTCAAACACATCAGA GAGTTTGACCCCAGCGGTTCTCTGTCCTGTGTGTACTGGAATATCAGCGAGTGGATTGTAGATGGTTGTTCTGTTTTAAAGACCAACAGCAGCTACACTGTGTGTTCCTGTGTCCATCTGTCGACATTCGCTCTCATCATGCAAACCAGCAGACCACCAGAG AATGACCCACTGCTGGATTTGTTGAATTTGGTGTGTGTGATCGTGGGGCTGGTGTTCTTCAGTTTGGCCCTGTTGACCTTTGCCCTTTGTCAGTGGAGTCCTGGAGTGAATAATGTGGCTCGAATCAACATCTGCATCAGTCTTCTGCTGGCTCACCTTCTGTTCCTGCTCACACAACAGTTCCTGAGCTTCATACGCCCTCATCAG GTGTTGTGTGCTGTGATATCAGGTGTGCTGCACTTCCTCTTTCTCTCCGGCTTTATGTGGATGTTCATTGAAGCTGTGCTGCTCTTCATCTGTGTGAAGAACCTATCACAGATCAGCTCCATAAATAGGGAGGTGCTTAGCAGTGGATTCCTGTGTGTGATTGGATATATGGTTGCTCTGGTTGTAGTGGCCGTGTCTGCTGTGGTGGGTCCTAAGGGCTACGGAAGTGAAAT GTGCTGGATTAAAATTGATAAAGGCTTCATCTGGAGTTTTCTGGGACCTGTTTGCATGATACTAACA TCAAACACGATTCTCTTCATCAAAATCGTCATCATTCTGAACTCAACTCTCAGAAATCTCAATGCTGAAGTTTCACAGATGAAACAAACCAA GATTATGGTATTTAAAACTCTGGCTCAGTTTGTGGTTCTTGGTTGCTCCTGGATTCTGGGTTTCTTCACTAATGGCAGGAAGGAGCTGGAGATCATCTTTCTGATCTTGAACTCCCAGCAGGGAACCTTCATCTTCCTGATCTATTGTGTCCTCAATAAGGAG ATCAGACAGCAGTACAGGAAGTTCTTCAGATGTCTTTGCTGTGGACTCAAAAAAACACTGAGGATTAAAGCATCATGA